A single genomic interval of Rhododendron vialii isolate Sample 1 chromosome 3a, ASM3025357v1 harbors:
- the LOC131319489 gene encoding 65-kDa microtubule-associated protein 3-like — MSGRKDPLLQGETTCGPLLYELQAIWDEVGESETERNKMLLDIEQECLEVYKRMVDQANRCRAQLRQAIADYQAEIAAIYSAMGERQVQIRQSDHNPCSLKEEHTAIILQLEEMQKRKCDRRNQVREVLEQIQQISSEMQCLSRYTLASTVVDETDLSLRKLEELQGELQALQKEKSDRLKHVLDLLNTLKSLCSVLGIDFKQTANEVHPSLGNDCEGPKNPSKDFIVQLGTAIQQLREVKIKRMQQLQDLATSLLELWNLMDTPTEEQQKFQNVTCNIAASEQEITDPNTLSVDSIDSVEAEVSRLEELKASKMKELVSRKRLELEEICQKMHLIPESNSAVEIAIEAVESGELDPACVLEQIELQIGKAKEEAYSRIEILDKIEKWLAAREEECWLEEYNMDDNRYNAGRGTHLNLKRAEKARSLVNKLPGMAEALASKTTLWENERGVEFTYDGIRLLSMIEEYTSSRQEKEQERKRQREQRRLQGQTMAEQEVLFGSKPSLLKIQSGKRSPRLSSGGGSNRGHSAAGTMPQTPKDDSLPSIKVNAHEVESPMKRRPFSPISSKEPSKSNTTTNLAEDFSKK; from the exons ATGTCTGGTCGAAAGGATCCACTTTTGCAAGGGGAAACAACATGTGGCCCTCTTCTATATGAACTCCAG GCAATATGGGATGAAGTCGGGGAGTCTGAAACTGAAAGGAATAAAATGTTGCTTGATATTGAACAAGAATGCTTAGAAGTATACAAAAGAATGGTAGATCAGGCAAACCGATGTAGAGCTCAGCTAAGACAAGCAATTGCAGATTATCAAGCAGAGATTGCGGCTATCTACTCCGCAATGGGAGAGAGACAAGTACAAATCCGGCAG TCCGATCATAATCCTTGTAGCTTGAAGGAAGAGCACACAGCTATTATTCTACAACTAGAGGAGATGCAGAAGAGGAAATGTGACAGAAGGAATCAAGTCAGAGAAGTTCTAGAGCAAATTCAGCAGATATCAAGTGAGATGCAATGTTTGTCTAGGTACACTCTGGCCAGCACAGTTGTGGATGAAACGGATTTGTCATTAAGAAAGCTCGAAGAATTGCAGGGAGAGCTGCAGGCACTTCAAAAGGAAAAG AGTGATCGGCTGAAGCACGTATTGGACCTCCTGAACACTTTGAAATCTTTGTGCTCGGTGCTTGGTATAGATTTCAAACAAACAGCTAATGAGGTTCATCCTAGTTTAGGTAATGATTGTGAAGGACCGAAGAACCCTAGTAAGGATTTTATTGTGCAGTTGGGAACTGCAATACAACAATTGAGAGAGGTTAAAATTAAAAGGATGCAGCAG CTCCAAGATCTTGCAACTTCATTGTTGGAGCTTTGGAACTTGATGGACACACCAACTGAAGAGCAACAGAAGTTTCAGAATGTTACCTGTAATATAGCTGCTTCAGAACAAGAGATAACTGACCCCAACACGCTTTCTGTGGATTCAATTGATTCG GTTGAGGCAGAAGTTTCTCGGCTGGAAGAACTGAAAGCGAGCAAAATGAAGGAACTTGTTTCGAGGAAGAGATTGGAGCTGGAGGAGATTTGTCAAAAGATGCATTTGATTCCAGAATCAAACAGTGCAGTGGAAATTGCTATTGAAGCTGTTGAGTCAG GGGAGTTGGATCCTGCTTGTGTCCTTGAACAGATTGAACTTCAAATTGGTAAAGCTAAGGAGGAGGCTTATAGCAGGATAGAAATACTCGATAAGATTGAGAAATGGTTGGCTGCACGTGAGGAAGAGTGTTGGCTTGAGGAGTATAACATG GATGATAACCGGTACAATGCTGGAAGAGGTACTCATCTTAATTTGAAGCGTGCTGAGAAAGCTCGTTCTTTGGTTAATAAACTTCCAG GAATGGCGGAGGCTTTGGCTTCAAAAACCACATTATGGGAAAACGAGAGAGGCGTCGAGTTCACCTATGATGGT ATTCGACTTCTTTCCATGATTGAAGAGTACACCAGTTCACGGCAGGAGAAAGAGCAAGAGCGTAAGAGGCAGAGG GAGCAAAGGAGGCTTCAGGGGCAAACAATGGCAGAACAGGAAGTACTTTTTGGTTCAAAACCAAGTCTTCTCAAGATACAAAGTGGAAAGAGGAGTCCTAGATTGTCTTCTGGTGGAGGGAGCAATAGAGGACACTCCGCCGCAGGAACAATGCCGCAAACTCCCAAAGACGATTCTCTTCCGTCTATTAAAG TTAATGCTCATGAAGTAGAGTCACCCATGAAGCGGAGACCCTTCTCGCCTATATCTTCCAAAGAACCATCCAAGTCCAACACAACGACAAACTTAGCAGAAGATTTCAGCAAGAAGTAG
- the LOC131320379 gene encoding FT-interacting protein 1-like, producing the protein MHQQVNPQGHHPSQDYELKDTNPQLGERWPTRGGGYGGKGWMSGGERFTTTYNLVEQMFYLYIRVVKAKDLPLSSITSSCDPYAEVKLGNYKGRTKHFEKKMNPEWNQVFAFSKDRVQSSVLEVFVKDKEMVGRDDYIGRVVFDLNEVPTRVPPDSPLAPQWYKLEERHGGGKVKGEIMLAVWMGTQADEAFSDAWHADAAFVQGEGVSSIRSKVYISPKLWYLRVNVIEAQDVVPIDKSRMPEVFVKAQVGNQVLKTKICPTPTMNPLWNEDLVFVAAEPFEEQLVLTVEDRVHPSKDDVLGRISLPLHIFEKRLDHRPVHSSWFNLERFGFGVLEADRRKEFKLSSRIHIRACLEGGYHVLDESTMYISDQRPTTQQLWKQSVGLLEVGILGAQGLLPMKMKDGRGSTDAYVVAKYGQKWVRTRTILNAFGPKWNEQYTWEVYDPCTVITLGVFDNCHLGIFEKKPGASTTRDSRIGKVRIRLSTLEANRIYTHSYPLLVLHPSGVRKMGELQLAIRFTSLSLAHMIYIYGHPLLPKMHYLHPFTVNQVENLRYQAMNIVAVRLGRAEPPLRKEVVEYMLDVDSHMWSMRRSKANFFRVMSLISVVISMSRWLGDVCHWKNPVTTVLVHILFLILIWYPELILPTLFLYMFVIGLWNYRFRPRHPPHMDTKLSWAEAMHPDELDEEFDTFPSSRPSDAVRMRYDRLRSVAGRIQSAVGDLATQGERFESLLSWRDPRATSLFIAFCFCAAVVLYVTPFKVAALVTGLHMLRHPRFRSKLPSVPVNFFKRLPARTDSLL; encoded by the coding sequence ATGCATCAACAAGTCAATCCACAAGGCCATCATCCAAGTCAAGACTACGAATTGAAGGACACGAATCCCCAGCTTGGGGAGCGGTGGCCTACTAGGGGAGGAGGATACGGTGGAAAGGGGTGGATGAGTGGAGGAGAGAGGTTCACAACCACCTACAATCTCGTCGAACAGATGTTCTACCTTTATATTCGAGTTGTGAAGGCTAAAGATCTTCCTCTTAGCTCCATCACCAGTAGCTGCGATCCTTACGCAGAAGTGAAGCTTGGGAACTATAAAGGAAGGACAAAGCATTTCGAGAAGAAGATGAACCCAGAGTGGAACCAAGTGTTTGCATTTTCAAAAGACCGAGTTCAATCTTCGGTCTTGGAAGTTTTTGTAAAGGATAAAGAGATGGTGGGAAGAGATGACTATATCGGGAGGGTGGTTTTCGACTTGAATGAGGTTCCGACTCGTGTCCCACCTGACAGTCCTCTGGCTCCTCAGTGGTACAAATTGGAGGAACGGCACGGGGGAGGGAAGGTGAAGGGGGAAATCATGCTCGCCGTTTGGATGGGAACACAAGCAGATGAAGCTTTTTCAGACGCTTGGCACGCAGATGCTGCCTTTGTTCAAGGAGAGGGCGTCTCTAGCATTCGCTCCAAGGTTTACATTTCGCCGAAGCTTTGGTACCTCCGAGTGAATGTTATCGAAGCTCAAGATGTTGTTCCAATCGACAAAAGCCGCATGCCTGAAGTTTTTGTGAAAGCACAAGTGGGGAACCAGGTGCTAAAAACTAAGATATGCCCTACTCCTACCATGAACCCCCTTTGGAATGAAGATTTGGTTTTTGTGGCCGCGGAGCCTTTTGAGGAGCAACTGGTCCTTACGGTTGAAGACCGAGTACACCCTTCAAAAGACGATGTCTTGGGGAGGATAAGTTTACCTCTTCACATTTTTGAGAAGCGACTTGACCACCGGCCGGTTCATTCTAGCTGGTTCAACCTAGAGAGGTTCGGATTTGGTGTTTTGGAAGCTGACAGGAGGAAAGAGTTCAAACTCTCAAGTAGGATACACATAAGAGCGTGCCTCGAAGGTGGATATCATGTACTAGATGAGTCAACTATGTACATAAGCGACCAGCGCCCAACGACGCAACAACTCTGGAAGCAGTCTGTTGGATTATTGGAAGTTGGGATATTAGGCGCGCAAGGGCTTCTGCCTATGAAGATGAAGGACGGGCGAGGGAGCACGGACGCTTATGTCGTTGCCAAGTATGGGCAGAAATGGGTTCGGACCAGAACGATTCTCAACGCCTTTGGTCCTAAATGGAACGAGCAGTACACGTGGGAAGTCTACGACCCTTGCACTGTCATCACTCTGGGAGTTTTCGACAACTGCCACTTGGGAATATTCGAGAAGAAACCTGGCGCCAGCACCACCCGAGATTCACGGATTGGAAAGGTACGAATTCGATTGTCCACCCTTGAAGCTAATCGGATTTATACCCACTCTTACCCACTTCTTGTTCTGCATCCGTCCGGGGTACGGAAAATGGGTGAGCTCCAACTAGCGATTCGCTTTACTAGCCTATCACTAGCTCAcatgatatacatatatggCCACCCCTTGCTTCCGAAAATGCATTATTTACATCCTTTCACTGTCAACCaagttgaaaacttgaggtATCAAGCCATGAATATAGTGGCAGTGAGGCTTGGCCGAGCTGAACCGCCGTTGAGGAAAGAGGTGGTGGAGTACATGTTGGATGTGGATTCCCACATGTGGAGCATGAGAAGAAGCAAAGCCAATTTCTTCCGTGTAATGTCGCTAATTTCGGTTGTGATTTCAATGAGCAGATGGCTTGGGGATGTTTGTCACTGGAAAAATCCTGTCACCACAGTTTTAGTCCACATTCTCTTTCTGATACTAATCTGGTATCCTGAGCTAATACTCCCCACTCTCTTCCTCTACATGTTCGTCATTGGACTTTGGAACTATAGGTTCCGACCTAGGCACCCGCCTCACATGGACACTAAACTTTCATGGGCGGAAGCAATGCACCCGGATGAGCTCGATGAAGAGTTTGACACGTTTCCCAGTTCTAGGCCAAGCGATGCTGTACGGATGAGGTATGATAGGCTGAGAAGTGTGGCTGGGAGAATTCAATCCGCAGTGGGTGACTTAGCTACACAAGGGGAGAGATTTGAATCGCTTTTGAGTTGGAGAGATCCAAGAGCAACCAGCCTATTCATAGCTTTCTGTTTTTGTGCAGCAGTTGTTCTATACGTGACTCCATTCAAAGTGGCTGCTCTAGTCACCGGATTACACATGCTTAGACATCCTAGGTTTAGAAGCAAGTTACCGTCGGTTCCCGTCAATTTCTTCAAGAGATTGCCTGCTCGAACCGACAGCTTGCTCTGA
- the LOC131319243 gene encoding ATP-dependent Clp protease ATP-binding subunit CLPT1, chloroplastic-like isoform X2, whose translation MAAHTISALAIPPCCRKTDDYPFRHSLNLHPYNLVVSSLIGRNLSLRTTNARRGVLKHRRPAVAAVSLSLPTEKPERASSEKLPKWSARAIRAFALGEVEAYKLKYPKKGTECLLMGILAEGNSTAAKYLRSNGITYYKVREETIYLLGKSVEGYESPWEPPLTDPAQRAIDWAIDGKLKSDEVARKSEKFVENLKGGG comes from the exons ATGGCCGCCCACACCATTTCAGCACTAGCAATCCCACCTTGCTGTAGAAAAACCGACGATTATCCATTCCGTCATTCACTGAATCTCCATCCATACAACTTGGTCGTAAGTTCCCTAATCGGACGCAATCTCTCGCTCCGGACAACCAACGCCCGCCGCGGAGTCTTAAAGCACCGCCGTCCAGCCGTCGCAGCGGTCTCGCTTAGTCTCCCAACTGA GAAACCAGAGAGGGCTTCTTCTGAGAAACTGCCAAA ATGGTCAGCAAGGGCGATTAGGGCGTTTGCGTTGGGGGAAGTAGAAGCTTACAAGCTTAAGTATCCAAAAAAAGGGACTGAATGTCTTTTGATGGGCATCTTGGCTGAGG GAAACAGTACCGCTGCAAAATATTTGAGGTCAAATGGAATAACATATTACAAGGTGCGAGAAGAAACTATTTATTTACTTGGAAAATCTGTCGAAGGCTATGAGTCTCCTTGGGAACCTCCATTGACTGATCCAGCTCAGAGAGCCATCGATTGGGCCATTGATGGGAAACTAAAATCAG ATGAGGTTGCGAGAAAGTCGGAAAAATTTGTGGAGAACCTCAAAGGTGGAGGTTGA
- the LOC131319243 gene encoding ATP-dependent Clp protease ATP-binding subunit CLPT1, chloroplastic-like isoform X1, protein MAAHTISALAIPPCCRKTDDYPFRHSLNLHPYNLVVSSLIGRNLSLRTTNARRGVLKHRRPAVAAVSLSLPTEKPERASSEKLPKWSARAIRAFALGEVEAYKLKYPKKGTECLLMGILAEGNSTAAKYLRSNGITYYKVREETIYLLGKSVEGYESPWEPPLTDPAQRAIDWAIDGKLKSGESGEITSTHLLLGIWSEKDCAGHKILEALGFDNEKAKELAKSMNVDKS, encoded by the exons ATGGCCGCCCACACCATTTCAGCACTAGCAATCCCACCTTGCTGTAGAAAAACCGACGATTATCCATTCCGTCATTCACTGAATCTCCATCCATACAACTTGGTCGTAAGTTCCCTAATCGGACGCAATCTCTCGCTCCGGACAACCAACGCCCGCCGCGGAGTCTTAAAGCACCGCCGTCCAGCCGTCGCAGCGGTCTCGCTTAGTCTCCCAACTGA GAAACCAGAGAGGGCTTCTTCTGAGAAACTGCCAAA ATGGTCAGCAAGGGCGATTAGGGCGTTTGCGTTGGGGGAAGTAGAAGCTTACAAGCTTAAGTATCCAAAAAAAGGGACTGAATGTCTTTTGATGGGCATCTTGGCTGAGG GAAACAGTACCGCTGCAAAATATTTGAGGTCAAATGGAATAACATATTACAAGGTGCGAGAAGAAACTATTTATTTACTTGGAAAATCTGTCGAAGGCTATGAGTCTCCTTGGGAACCTCCATTGACTGATCCAGCTCAGAGAGCCATCGATTGGGCCATTGATGGGAAACTAAAATCAG GTGAAAGTGGGGAAATAACTTCAACACATTTGCTTCTTGGTATTTGGTCAGAAAAAGATTGTGCAGGTCATAAGATACTGGAAGCCCTTGGTTTTGATAATGAGAAGGCAAAAGAGCTTGCTAAATCT ATGAATGTTGATAAGTCTTGA